A window of the Deltaproteobacteria bacterium HGW-Deltaproteobacteria-18 genome harbors these coding sequences:
- a CDS encoding transporter, with protein MKKLLFAAMTAIFVMMGSAALAGSGHYVSGVEGIKAATLPPEGIYWRMYNVLYTADDLRDKHGDEIDVDFDVNVYALVNRLVYSSGIELLGANLVADICVPLVYTDISMKAGGMTLFDDNEFGLGDILIEPAILAWHGPRYDAALGVGVYLPTGDFETDEPASPGKGFWTGMLTAGATFYFDEARTWSASVLSRYEIHSEQEDTDVTYGNDFHFEWGLGKTVAKIWDVGLAGYCRWQVTDDSGPGTTDDREQAYAVGPEVSVFVPDWGLGVSLRALWEFENKVNSQGNVTTLMIMKAF; from the coding sequence ATGAAAAAACTGCTGTTTGCCGCCATGACGGCGATCTTCGTGATGATGGGATCGGCCGCTCTGGCCGGATCGGGCCACTATGTCAGCGGCGTGGAAGGCATCAAGGCCGCGACACTGCCGCCGGAAGGAATCTACTGGCGCATGTACAACGTGCTGTATACGGCCGACGACCTGCGGGACAAGCACGGCGACGAGATCGACGTTGACTTCGACGTCAATGTCTACGCCCTGGTCAACCGCCTCGTGTACTCCTCGGGTATCGAACTGCTGGGCGCCAACCTCGTGGCCGACATCTGCGTGCCCCTGGTCTATACAGACATCTCCATGAAGGCCGGCGGCATGACCCTGTTCGACGACAACGAGTTCGGTCTGGGAGACATCCTCATCGAACCGGCCATCCTGGCCTGGCACGGCCCGCGCTACGACGCGGCACTGGGTGTAGGCGTGTACCTGCCCACGGGCGACTTCGAGACCGACGAACCGGCCAGCCCCGGCAAAGGCTTCTGGACCGGCATGCTCACCGCCGGCGCCACATTCTATTTCGACGAGGCGCGCACCTGGTCCGCCTCCGTCCTGTCCCGCTACGAGATCCACTCCGAGCAGGAAGACACCGACGTGACCTACGGCAACGACTTCCACTTCGAGTGGGGCCTGGGCAAGACCGTGGCCAAGATCTGGGACGTGGGCCTGGCCGGCTACTGCCGCTGGCAGGTCACCGACGACAGCGGCCCCGGCACGACCGACGACCGTGAGCAGGCCTACGCCGTGGGCCCTGAAGTCAGCGTCTTCGTGCCCGACTGGGGCCTGGGCGTATCCCTGCGCGCCCTGTGGGAGTTCGAGAACAAGGTCAACTCCCAGGGCAACGTGACCACCCTCATGATCATGAAAGCATTCTAA
- a CDS encoding ferredoxin-NADP reductase, whose product MFTIVNREEMAGGTVILNEIEAPRIAAKARPGQFLILKADENGERIPLTMAETDPEKGTVTVIYMVVGKSTELFRRLKVGEAYQNVIGPLGQPTHIEPGKNVVCVGGGTGVAVLHPIARGMKQAGCNVTSIIGARNHDLLILEDKMGQASTDLHICTDDGSYGRKGFVTEVLKEKLETGGVDQVVAIGPVPMMKFVSLMTKDYGVPTMVSLNPIMIDGTGMCGGCRVTVGGETKFGCVDGPEFDGHQVDFDELIMRLRAYTEQEHCSHERCKWEEGGHA is encoded by the coding sequence ATGTTCACCATAGTCAACAGAGAGGAGATGGCCGGCGGCACGGTCATCCTGAACGAGATCGAGGCCCCGCGCATCGCGGCCAAGGCCCGGCCGGGGCAGTTCCTGATCCTGAAGGCGGACGAAAACGGCGAGCGCATTCCCCTGACCATGGCCGAGACCGATCCCGAAAAAGGAACCGTGACCGTCATCTACATGGTCGTGGGCAAGAGCACGGAGCTCTTCAGGCGCCTGAAGGTCGGCGAAGCGTATCAGAACGTCATCGGCCCCCTGGGCCAGCCCACCCACATCGAGCCAGGGAAGAACGTAGTCTGCGTAGGCGGCGGCACCGGCGTGGCCGTGCTGCACCCCATAGCCCGCGGCATGAAGCAGGCCGGCTGCAACGTCACCTCCATCATCGGCGCGCGCAACCACGACCTGCTCATCCTGGAGGACAAGATGGGCCAGGCCTCAACTGACCTGCACATCTGCACCGATGACGGCTCCTACGGACGCAAGGGTTTTGTCACGGAGGTGCTCAAAGAGAAACTGGAGACCGGCGGCGTGGACCAGGTCGTGGCCATCGGGCCGGTGCCCATGATGAAGTTTGTGTCGCTCATGACCAAGGATTACGGCGTGCCGACCATGGTCAGCCTCAACCCCATCATGATCGACGGCACTGGCATGTGCGGCGGCTGCCGAGTGACCGTTGGCGGCGAAACGAAATTCGGCTGCGTGGACGGGCCGGAGTTCGACGGTCATCAAGTGGACTTCGACGAGCTCATCATGCGCCTGCGGGCCTACACCGAACAGGAGCACTGCAGCCACGAGCGCTGCAAGTGGGAAGAAGGAGGGCACGCATGA
- the gltA gene encoding glutamate synthase (NADPH), homotetrameric, producing MSTAKTPRQTMPEQPPLVRARNFEEVPLGYTAEQAVAEAGRCLQCKNPACVQGCPVNVDIPGFIKHMAEGNFDKAIGKIWERNSLPAVCGRVCPQEIQCEGNCLLGRKGEAVAIGNLERFAADWERSHHVCELPIRDAATGRKVAVVGSGPSSLTVASDLVLKGHEVSLFEAFHKPGGVLVYGIPEFRLPKDIVGAEVSCLQAQGVKLECDVVVGRTVTVDELFEQGFDAVYLGVGAGLPKFMKIPGENLVGVLSANEYLTRANLMKAYLFPEVDTPIPCGSRVAVLGGGNVAMDSARTAMRLGADKVSLVYRRSREEMPARKAEIHHAEEEGLDFQLLCNPVRYLGDDKGRLTGIECIRMELGEPDASGRRRPVEVPGSEFVLECDLAIVAIGSGANPLLTRSTPDLPLNKWGYVTANQDTGKTGKKGVWAGGDIVTGAATVILAMGAGRKAADSIHEYLNWGW from the coding sequence ATGAGCACCGCCAAAACCCCCAGGCAGACCATGCCCGAACAGCCACCGCTGGTCCGGGCCCGCAACTTCGAGGAAGTGCCTCTGGGCTACACCGCCGAGCAGGCCGTGGCCGAGGCCGGCCGCTGCCTGCAGTGCAAAAACCCGGCGTGCGTACAGGGCTGTCCCGTAAACGTCGACATCCCGGGTTTCATCAAACACATGGCCGAGGGGAACTTCGACAAGGCCATCGGCAAGATCTGGGAGCGCAACAGCCTGCCCGCCGTGTGCGGCCGGGTCTGTCCCCAGGAAATCCAGTGCGAAGGCAACTGCCTGCTGGGCCGCAAGGGCGAGGCCGTGGCCATCGGCAATTTGGAGCGCTTCGCCGCCGATTGGGAGCGCAGCCATCATGTCTGCGAGCTGCCCATTCGCGATGCGGCCACAGGCCGGAAGGTGGCCGTGGTCGGCTCGGGGCCGTCCAGCCTGACCGTGGCCAGCGACCTGGTGCTCAAGGGCCATGAAGTCAGCCTCTTCGAGGCCTTCCACAAGCCCGGCGGCGTGCTCGTCTACGGCATCCCGGAGTTCCGGCTGCCCAAGGACATTGTCGGGGCCGAGGTGTCCTGCCTGCAAGCCCAGGGCGTGAAGCTCGAGTGCGATGTGGTCGTGGGCCGCACCGTGACCGTGGACGAGCTCTTCGAGCAGGGCTTCGACGCCGTGTACCTGGGCGTGGGTGCGGGCCTGCCCAAATTCATGAAGATCCCCGGCGAGAACCTCGTGGGCGTGCTTTCGGCCAACGAGTACCTGACCCGGGCCAACTTGATGAAAGCCTACCTCTTCCCCGAAGTGGACACGCCCATCCCGTGCGGCAGCCGCGTAGCGGTTTTGGGCGGCGGCAACGTGGCCATGGACAGCGCACGCACGGCCATGCGCCTGGGTGCGGACAAGGTCAGCCTAGTCTACCGCCGCTCCCGCGAGGAGATGCCGGCGCGCAAGGCCGAGATCCATCACGCCGAGGAGGAAGGGCTCGACTTCCAGCTGCTGTGCAACCCGGTGCGCTATCTGGGCGACGACAAGGGAAGGCTGACGGGCATCGAGTGCATCCGCATGGAACTGGGCGAGCCCGACGCGTCGGGCCGCAGACGGCCGGTGGAGGTGCCCGGGTCGGAGTTCGTCCTCGAATGCGACCTGGCCATCGTGGCCATCGGTTCCGGGGCCAATCCGCTGCTGACCCGTTCCACGCCTGACCTGCCCCTGAACAAGTGGGGCTACGTCACGGCCAACCAGGATACTGGCAAGACCGGCAAGAAAGGGGTCTGGGCCGGCGGCGACATCGTCACCGGCGCGGCCACGGTCATCCTGGCCATGGGCGCGGGCCGCAAGGCCGCGGACTCCATCCACGAATACCTGAACTGGGGCTGGTAA